The following DNA comes from Candidatus Neomarinimicrobiota bacterium.
ATTTTACATTCCCCGTTCTGTGGAAAAAGTAATCCACACATAATTTTCAGCAATGTAGTTTTTCCAGCACCATTTTTACCAAGTAATCCATATATTCTGCCAGGTGTGAGATTTAATGATAACTCATGGAACAGTTTTTCTTTTTTCCTATATCCAAATGAAAGTTTATTAATTTCGATCATTTTTCCTCCATATTACTGTATTAGTGTAATATAACACTAAGAATGTATGCAGGATTTTTATGTTTGTCAAGTATTTTTTACAATTTTTTTATATCTAATTCAATCTCTCTTTTTCCATATATGATTGATTTGCCTTTTCCAGTAACAACCTGTAAAAGAAATGATCCCTCTCGATATTCTTACCTTTTCCCCCTTGTTACAGCGGACTGCTTATCTATTACTCGCAGTTATCTGGTATCACCATTTTGCGGGATTTTTATTCAATTCGGTTTAATAATTTTAAATCTTTTTTTTATTCTTTAACTGATTAGGGTGACTATAAATGGAGAGTTTAATAAAAATTATAGAGCATTTTTAATTGTTAAATCAATCCCTTAATAAATCTTCCAGTTTTATTTTTGTATCATTTGGCTCTCTATACTTGATGATAACGGGTGTATATAGACTTATATTTGTCCCTTTTACCGTTTTATCTAATGACCTTGAGCCAGGGACTACGACAGCCATTTCCGGAACAACTATTCTGCTCTTCTCATCAGGCTCAATTATCTGATTATTGACAAGATCGTAGATTTTGGTTGATGCGGTTATAGTTGTGCCTGACCCAAGGATTGCCCCTTTTTTTATTAATGTTCCTTCGTAAACTCCGCAATTTCCGCCAATGAAGACATTATCTTCTACAATCACAGGATATGAACCGATCGGCTCAAGTACACCACCTATTATAACCCCTGCACTTATATGACAATTTTTGCCAATTTGTGCACAGCTGCCTATTAATACCTGAGAATCAACCATAGTACCATCATCAACGTAAGCGCCAATATTTATATATGAAGGAGGCATTATTATTACATTATTCCCTATATATGCTCCTTTTCTTACTGTTGTGCCCCCAGGAACAACTCTTATGTTTTTTGAAGAATCGATTTCCTTTATTGGTAATGTATTTTTGTCATAAAATATCCATTCACCAATCTTAATTTTTTCTATCTTACCAATTTTAAACCCAAGAAGTATCCCCTTTTTTACCCATGGATAAATTATCCATTCATCTTCTTTTTTTTCTGCTATTCTAATTTTTCCTTCATCCAGTAGTTCGATAAATTCGTTGTAGACAGATACTGCCTCTTTTCGTTCTTCCTCAGTTTCTAATTTCTTTTCCGATAATTCCTCTATTTTATTCCTTAAATCCATTATGCCTCCTTAAGTATTCCGGTGGAGATAAGAATATTTTTGAGCTTTTCTTTGTTTTCGGGTTTTAATGGGACAAGCGGTAGTCTCACTTCTCCAGCAGGCAGATTACACATATTCATTGCCTCTTTGATGGGTGCTGGATTGGTTTCAATAAATATACCTTTGAAGAAGGGTAATAGCTCATAGTGAATTTTTCTTGCCTCTTTTAATTTATTTTCAAGCATTGCATTTACCATTTTACATACTCGATCGGGGATGAGGTTGCTTGCAACAGATATAACGCCCACACCTCCAAGAGCCATTATCGGAAATGTTAAATTATCATCGCCACTCATTATGGAGAAATCTTTCTTGGCAGAAATATCAGCGTAAGTTCTCATTATCTGATCTATGTTACCGGATGCTTCCTTTACACCGATTATATTTGGTAGTTCGGAGAGTCTTGCCATCGTATCAACTTCGATATTTCGGCCGGTGCGACCGGGAATATTATAAACCACAACTTGTATATCGACTTCTTCTACAACTGCCTTGAAGTGATGGTAGATGCCTTCCTGTGTCGGTTTATTAT
Coding sequences within:
- a CDS encoding 4-hydroxy-tetrahydrodipicolinate synthase; the protein is MNLKGTYTALITPFKNGEVDYEGLKKLINYIINGGVDGILLLGTTAETPTLSSYEKEKIIEIGIETVNKRVPVMVGTGSYSTKVTIENTKMAKEKGADLVLIVTPYYNKPTQEGIYHHFKAVVEEVDIQVVVYNIPGRTGRNIEVDTMARLSELPNIIGVKEASGNIDQIMRTYADISAKKDFSIMSGDDNLTFPIMALGGVGVISVASNLIPDRVCKMVNAMLENKLKEARKIHYELLPFFKGIFIETNPAPIKEAMNMCNLPAGEVRLPLVPLKPENKEKLKNILISTGILKEA
- a CDS encoding 2,3,4,5-tetrahydropyridine-2,6-dicarboxylate N-succinyltransferase, with the protein product MDLRNKIEELSEKKLETEEERKEAVSVYNEFIELLDEGKIRIAEKKEDEWIIYPWVKKGILLGFKIGKIEKIKIGEWIFYDKNTLPIKEIDSSKNIRVVPGGTTVRKGAYIGNNVIIMPPSYINIGAYVDDGTMVDSQVLIGSCAQIGKNCHISAGVIIGGVLEPIGSYPVIVEDNVFIGGNCGVYEGTLIKKGAILGSGTTITASTKIYDLVNNQIIEPDEKSRIVVPEMAVVVPGSRSLDKTVKGTNISLYTPVIIKYREPNDTKIKLEDLLRD